In the Elizabethkingia bruuniana genome, AATATGAAGAGTGGATGACTCTGAATTCTGAAGGGCAAAAAGTAAATATCCGAGCCATTACCAATGGCGATCAGATTAACAAATTACTCATTGCTGTAGATGGTGATAAAGATGGAGAAAAAGTTTTTGTAGATGTAAGAGGTAATTTTACCCCGGAAGATATTTCCAATATTGTCAATATGGCCAGTAAAAGCAAATCAATAAATTAAAAAACATTATATTTCATATCTCTAAATTAAGGCTCTTGTTGTATAACAAGGGCTTTTTATTTTTCAGGTTCGTAGTCCAGCGGAAGCATCTTTGCTACTTTATCCATAGCCCAGGACTTCTGAAACAACATCTGATCCGGATCTGAATAATTACCGTCAGATGTTATGTGATAACGGATACCACGCGTTTCAACATAAGAGTTTATCGTACTATAAGAGTTTGTTCTTACAACCTCCCGTTTAGAAATATCGAAAAGATATTTCTTATAGCTCACCATTAGTATATCAGGAAATTCAAAATACACTTTCCCATCCGCTTCACTTCTGTATGCAGATGCCTGAAGATCTTTTTCTACCAAAGCAAGGGCTTTTTGACCTTCCATATGCTTAATCCGGTCCAGAATAAATCCTTCTTTATTAACACTGTTATTAAACACTGATTTAAAAAAATGTTGCACACTACCGTAATAAGCATTCAGCCTGTTCATTTTATAAACTCTGTTTTTAGATTCAGATGCTTTTATTGGTGTATAAAACGATGTTCCTGTATATTGGGAAATACCATTTCTATGATCAATATAGAAAGACATGAGTTTGTATTCTATTGTATAACCTAGTTTTTTATTGAAAATTATTAAAGGTTTCTTGGCCTGGGCTCTGAGAATTCTTTCTGTTTTATCATAAGCAAATTTCACTTCTTTCGGATTCTCAATACTTACGCCCTCTCTGCTTATTCCTAAAAAATTGTCAAAAAAAGTATTGATATATTTTTCATAATCCTTACTTGAGTACCCAATTAACTTTACCTCTTCTATAAGTCGTTCTTTTTCCAGTACAACTTTAAGGGTTTTATTCATAGCCTGCTGTAAAGGATAAACAAAATCCTGATAGCCATCTTTCTGAAAAACAATATTTCCTTGTTTTATATTGGGAATGCTAATATCAAATATTCCTTTGGTATCCGTTATCGAAGAAACCTGACTGCCATCAATATATATTTTCACATTAGACAAAGGCTGATCTGCTGTGGAAACAACACTTCCTTTTATAACTTGTGAAAAACACAAAGCCGACAAAAACAGAAATAGAATAAAGCTGATTTTTATTTTCATAACCCTAAAGTCTTAGGTATAAATATAGCTATTTTTTTGATTCTTCTTTATTGCTGATATAATTTTGTAAATTAGGAGACTTATTATATCCATGTCTAAAGTAACAATTCGTGATATCGCCAAAGCATTGAGTGTCTCTGTATCTACAGTGTCTAAGGCTCTGTCCGATAGTTATGAGATTAGTGCGGCTACCAAGAAAA is a window encoding:
- a CDS encoding carboxypeptidase-like regulatory domain-containing protein, whose product is MKIKISFILFLFLSALCFSQVIKGSVVSTADQPLSNVKIYIDGSQVSSITDTKGIFDISIPNIKQGNIVFQKDGYQDFVYPLQQAMNKTLKVVLEKERLIEEVKLIGYSSKDYEKYINTFFDNFLGISREGVSIENPKEVKFAYDKTERILRAQAKKPLIIFNKKLGYTIEYKLMSFYIDHRNGISQYTGTSFYTPIKASESKNRVYKMNRLNAYYGSVQHFFKSVFNNSVNKEGFILDRIKHMEGQKALALVEKDLQASAYRSEADGKVYFEFPDILMVSYKKYLFDISKREVVRTNSYSTINSYVETRGIRYHITSDGNYSDPDQMLFQKSWAMDKVAKMLPLDYEPEK